The Papilio machaon chromosome 28, ilPapMach1.1, whole genome shotgun sequence genome includes a window with the following:
- the LOC106707674 gene encoding histone H2A: MSGRGKGGKVKGKAKSRSNRAGLQFPVGRIHRLLRKGNYAERVGAGAPVYLAAVMEYLAAEVLELAGNAARDNKKTRIIPRHLQLAIRNDEELNKLLSGVTIAQGGVLPNIQAVLLPKKTEKKA; this comes from the coding sequence atgtctgGACGCGGCAAAGGTGGCAAAGTTAAGGGGAAGGCAAAGTCTCGTTCGAATCGTGCCGGTCTCCAGTTCCCGGTAGGTCGTATACACAGATTGCTGCGTAAGGGCAATTACGCGGAGCGTGTCGGTGCCGGTGCTCCCGTCTATCTCGCTGCGGTTATGGAATATCTCGCTGCTGAAGTTCTCGAGTTGGCCGGCAATGCGGCTCGCGACAACAAGAAGACAAGAATCATTCCCCGACATCTGCAGCTCGCCATCCGCAACGACGAAGAATTGAACAAACTTCTATCCGGAGTGACCATCGCGCAGGGCGGTGTGCTACCTAATATTCAGGCAGTCCTCTTGCCCAAGAAGACCGAGAAGAAGGCTTAA
- the LOC106707606 gene encoding histone H1 → MADTAVASETPAPATPAKKPKATAASAGGVKKPKAKPTHPKTSEMVTSAIKELKERSGSSLQAIKKYIAAQYKVDAEKLAPFIRKYLKSAVESGALIQTKGKGASGSFKLESKSAASKKPAVASKSGAAKSTAPSAAGSAAAKTKKGAAATAAGAGKAKKAASAAASSPSKAKPSAAIKDKKAAAAKKKPAAARKTAGVQSGGVSKAKNAAPKAKKSAKPPTKKPKAPKPKKATTPKSKPAAAASKKASAAKK, encoded by the coding sequence ATGGCCGACACCGCAGTTGCATCGGAAACCCCCGCACCCGCGACCCCAGCGAAGAAACCAAAGGCGACCGCGGCCTCTGCCGGCGGTGTTAAGAAGCCGAAGGCGAAGCCCACTCATCCGAAAACATCGGAGATGGTCACCAGTGCTATCAAGGAGCTGAAGGAACGAAGCGGATCCTCTCTGCAGgctattaagaaatatatcgCAGCACAATACAAAGTCGACGCAGAGAAACTGGCTCCGTTTATCAGGAAATACTTGAAGAGCGCAGTCGAATCCGGTGCTCTCATTCAGACCAAAGGCAAAGGAGCATCCGGTTCGTTCAAACTCGAATCTAAATCGGCCGCCTCCAAGAAACCGGCGGTGGCGAGCAAGAGCGGCGCTGCCAAGAGCACCGCCCCATCAGCCGCCGGATCTGCAGCTGCGAAAACGAAGAAGGGCGCTGCTGCGACCGCCGCCGGCGCAGGGAAAGCTAAGAAGGCCGCTTCCGCTGCTGCCTCATCGCCGTCCAAAGCGAAACCATCCGCCGCAATCAAGGACAAGAAAGCGGCTGCCGCTAAAAAGAAGCCCGCCGCCGCCAGAAAGACCGCCGGAGTGCAGAGCGGAGGTGTCTCCAAAGCTAAAAATGCTGCGCCGAAAGCTAAAAAGAGCGCCAAGCCACCGACGAAGAAACCTAAAGCACCAAAACCGAAAAAGGCGACGACCCCAAAGTCTAAGCCCGCAGCTGCAGCGTCCAAGAAGGCTTCCGCCgccaaaaaataa